A single region of the Cereibacter sphaeroides 2.4.1 genome encodes:
- the hisD gene encoding histidinol dehydrogenase produces the protein MVQVNFQVLAELDAAGRAALLRRSETDLSMFLEKVGPILEAVRTEGDAALVRFGRELDRAEGLTREGLKVTEAEFDEAFGLVEPEIVAAIRFAIGNIRTFHEEQAPEPMWLKELRPGAFAGDRFTPIRSVALYVPRGKGSFPSVTMMTSVPAVVAKVPQIAIFTPPAPDGRVDAATLVAARLAGVETVYKVGGAQAVAAAAYGTETVTPALKIVGPGSPWVVAAKRLLAGVIDPGLPAGPSESIILADETVHGGLAALDLLIEAEHGPDSSAWLVTHSRQVAEEALAALPGHWSAMTPQRVDFSQAVLCGRAGGIVLTGSAEESHAFVNDYAPEHLQILSEKPFEHLGRITEAAEVLMGPHTPITIANFCLGPNAVLPTSRGARTWGPLSVHDFLRRSSVGYVTAPAYPELAEVAKRLAEYEGFSSHANAVGPMRDAYLKR, from the coding sequence ATGGTCCAGGTCAATTTCCAGGTTCTCGCCGAGCTCGACGCCGCCGGGCGCGCGGCGCTGCTGCGCCGGTCCGAGACGGACCTGTCGATGTTCCTCGAGAAGGTGGGCCCGATCCTCGAGGCGGTGCGCACCGAGGGCGACGCGGCGCTCGTCCGCTTCGGGCGCGAACTGGACCGCGCCGAGGGGCTGACGCGCGAGGGTCTGAAGGTGACCGAGGCCGAGTTCGACGAGGCCTTCGGGCTGGTCGAGCCCGAGATCGTCGCGGCGATCCGCTTCGCCATCGGCAACATCCGCACCTTCCACGAGGAGCAGGCGCCCGAGCCCATGTGGCTGAAGGAGCTGCGCCCCGGCGCCTTCGCGGGCGACCGGTTCACGCCGATCCGGTCGGTGGCGCTCTATGTGCCGCGCGGCAAGGGCTCGTTCCCGTCGGTGACCATGATGACCTCGGTGCCGGCGGTGGTGGCGAAGGTGCCGCAGATCGCGATCTTCACGCCGCCTGCGCCGGACGGCAGGGTGGATGCGGCGACGCTGGTCGCGGCGCGCCTCGCGGGCGTCGAGACCGTCTACAAGGTGGGCGGCGCGCAGGCGGTGGCGGCCGCGGCCTACGGCACCGAGACCGTGACGCCCGCGCTGAAGATCGTGGGTCCCGGCAGCCCCTGGGTGGTGGCGGCCAAGCGGCTTCTGGCGGGCGTGATCGATCCGGGCCTTCCGGCGGGCCCGTCGGAATCGATCATCCTCGCCGACGAGACGGTGCATGGCGGGCTCGCCGCGCTCGACCTGCTGATCGAGGCCGAGCATGGCCCCGACAGCTCGGCCTGGCTCGTGACCCACTCGCGGCAGGTGGCCGAGGAGGCGCTGGCGGCGCTGCCGGGCCACTGGTCGGCGATGACGCCGCAGCGGGTGGACTTCTCGCAGGCCGTGCTCTGCGGGCGGGCGGGCGGCATCGTGCTGACCGGCTCGGCCGAAGAAAGCCACGCCTTCGTCAACGATTACGCGCCCGAGCATCTGCAGATCCTGTCCGAGAAACCCTTCGAGCATCTGGGGCGGATCACCGAGGCGGCGGAGGTGCTGATGGGGCCGCACACGCCCATCACCATCGCGAACTTCTGCCTCGGGCCGAATGCGGTGCTGCCCACCTCGCGGGGCGCGCGCACCTGGGGGCCGCTCTCGGTCCATGACTTCCTGCGCCGGAGTTCGGTCGGCTATGTCACCGCCCCCGCCTATCCCGAACTGGCCGAGGTGGCGAAGCGGCTTGCGGAATACGAGGGCTTCTCGTCCCACGCCAACGCCGTGGGCCCGATGCGCGACGCCTATCTGAAGCGCTGA